The uncultured Methanomethylovorans sp. genome contains a region encoding:
- a CDS encoding ferredoxin-thioredoxin reductase catalytic domain-containing protein — translation MQFSNDLEEELYNRSKKNAMETGYRLNPDYDVITTAVKGIANNKKQYGEWYCFCQKRTGDKEADKKIICPCVARIKDVETRGSCRCGLYIK, via the coding sequence ATGCAATTTAGCAACGACCTAGAAGAAGAATTATATAATAGATCTAAGAAAAATGCTATGGAAACCGGATACAGGCTGAATCCAGATTATGATGTGATAACTACAGCCGTAAAAGGTATAGCCAATAATAAAAAACAATATGGAGAATGGTATTGTTTCTGTCAGAAGAGGACCGGGGATAAAGAAGCTGACAAGAAGATCATCTGCCCATGCGTAGCGAGGATCAAAGACGTAGAGACTCGTGGATCCTGCAGATGTGGATTGTATATTAAATAA